Sequence from the Onthophagus taurus isolate NC unplaced genomic scaffold, IU_Otau_3.0 ScKx7SY_15, whole genome shotgun sequence genome:
CTTCCAAAAATGTCTCACGGTAGAAGCGATTGCAGAATTTACGTTGGGAATTTACCTCCAGACATCCGTACGAAAGATATTCAAGATCTTTTCTACAAATTCGGTAAGGTTACGTTCGTCGACTTGAAGAACAGAAGGGGTCCGCCATTCGCTTTCGTTGAATTCGAAGATCataggtaaatttaaaaatatacaacattcTAGAGAACCGCCAATATTTACTTTTAGAAAGaatgtcataaaaaatttaaaaaaatttttttttgggtaaaTAGGGATGCAGATGATGCTGTTCATGCTCGAGATGGTTACGATTACGATGGTTATCGTCTTAGGGTTGAATTTCCAAGAGGGGGTGGTCCTGGTGGATTTAGAGGTGGCCGAGGAGGTGGTGGAGATCGTGGAAGAAGTTCTAGGGGCCCACCTGCTCGTCGGTCTCAATTCAGAGTTTTAGTTACTGGTAAGTCATCTGATCCAATTTAATAATCTTGTTTCCAAtaacataatatttatttaatcttttctTCATTTAGGACTACCTCCTTCGGGTTCATGGCAAGATTTAAAAGATCATATGCGCGAAGCTGGGGATGTGTGTTTTGCGGATGCTTTCAAAGATGGTTCTGGAGTTGTTGAATTTTTGCGTTACGAAGACATGAAGTATGCGATTAAGAAATTGGATGATTCTCGGTTTCGATCACATGAGgtaatattctttattaaaaaatttaatattaaaaaaaatgctaGTGCGATTGAACAATTAATAGGAGGATGTGGTTCttacgattaaaaaaaaagttctgttttttataataaccttgaatttttaaattgtttttctttgacATATTGTGTTGAAAATATAAGAAGCTGATTTGTTTAACGCAAATTGATAAgactgttttattaaattattaattttatttcattttacttttaaattttgtcaATTCTGTCAATTGATGtaggttaaaaattttttttgaagttatgtttaatgattattttaattattttttattgaaaaaaaattacaaaatgagGCATATATCAAGATTagagctttgttcgttgggactgcactacttgcaCTCACTTGCACtatgcagtttagtgcagatgttgtgtgttcgttggggatagtgcagtttagtgcagttgCATTCATACTGTTCGTTGGGCCAGGTGCAGTGCAATTTAGTGCAGCCGGTGCACGTtagtgcagattttgttgcacctgctttcgattaagttcaataagtGCAGTGTAACTAAAATGGCGGAATATCGACCTGTATTTCGTTTAGGACGAAATGAACCAGTCTCACCTAAGCGgtcatacaaatttttaaataacttgtgATTTGGTTGTCTTCTGTTGgggtattttaataaatatcttctGCACGCTTCCCTTCCATTAAACTTTTCTTGAGCGTATATGcgtgttagaaaaaaaattatgccgGGGCATTATTTCAAAGTAACAAATACATTGATTACAATAATACTGAGCGTAAAATGAAACGGAATGTCAAACTGATTGTCTAGTGTTTgactaaataaaaactttgtcaacGCCAACTAATGTTTATTGAGCATAGTGAAATTTTGCAATGTGCGCTTAAACAGTGATTATCTCGGGAACGGAGAActttagagaatattgataggtataccaaatttatgtaaaaatgtctgagaaactgttttatgttatgtgagttgtaaaaattttaatgatgaaAAAGATATGCCTACTTTAAGGATGGTTTTTTAAGGTAGACAGCGCCATCTgaaagataaatcaaaactaacaccaaattattatttattgtaataaaaaatgataatgtaCCAATTTGCATGTTCATAATGTAAGAgacaacgaaattattaaagaaaaacgaaaataaagtattaactttaaccatctgtatcttcgttattattaacaattggactaagataaattgggttaaatcgtaataattatatgtaaggaattcactgttgctctgtgtcccattagtaacggaccaccctgtatatattaagaaataaagccttataattattaatatttgttgtattagagAACACAGTACATTCAATACCAGTAGAGGCAGTAGAAAACTACCCctacttttttggaataatttaaaaactacctGTTGATTTTGGCTTCATTAAATACACTTAtagtacatttaaaaatattaatcatgtgttttttctcatttaggggtggctggggttaactaccctcaccaccccaaatttttttttttcaagtactgcttatcgattttggtgcaGTTTAGCATGTGATTTCTACTAATAAGGGTTAGtagtttggggtagaaaatatatttcgctaataattgaaaaaaataaaaaataataataatataataataattgatgaatcgctactaaaaaaacattctgcaaTGATTTCATTTTCCACGAGTATTTCGCTGACAATCTCCTGTTCgtccatttcaaatattacacactttttttataaaaatctgttcGTTGGGACCACGGTTTATACACTTTTCTGACCTGCACTAAGTTGACATGACATTGCATTGACTTACACTTCATtgcactatgacgtcatacgagtgccatgtcgtgcagagtagtacagtcccaacgaacaaagcttaGGAGTcactcttaaaaatcgatgattttttttttaattgataggaaatgagtcaaaagaggcgttaatgataaaaaaaaagtgcggaaaagtgtagtacttaccgaaaaatcactttaaagttgcgatttgacgtttctttttgcaagttcaaagcaatgttaaaattgcattttcatattaaatcctaacctgaaattgtttaatttatacccacgcactaaataaaaacttattttcactaaacttattgagattacaacatattttcggatgaaaacctTATTTCTTAGGCTATCAATGCATAACGACAACtacctgtcgttagatagaattgtttctaccaaatgtgtgttaatagactttgtgttaatagattgtgtatcaattgatctgtcaaacgactgaaatatctttatattgtaaatataaatgataaataagtataatagcttatttaatagtaccttacttaagttaaaatagttaattaattaaaaattaatattaaaaaagacgtgtacatggttacaaaataacaataaaaaaaataacccgtgtgacgatggcaacaaactgtgtatttaaccaaatgacaattacaactaacaacacaagcaatgttaaccatgacatgtattttcgtattaaatcctaacctcaaattgtttaatttatacccacgcacaaaataaaaagttattttcacttaacttgagattacaacataactattcataatgacacctatgtgaagttagcccccaattagataggattttacatgtatagtattttgattataacatgagaaccagtgaacccatttcgataaacaatgtctcattcgaaagcttaatctttggtCAATACGacagtggaaatgcccgattcgaaatctctttcgaatttcgttaaaacgccaaaataatgcgaacatacacgaaaattacacaaaattgACCTTCTTTAAatggtgataactcgtaaacgatgtacccgttaatcaagatctatacgtcactcgattcgtcatagtgtcTTCTATTGAAATTACAAgatgcccgatttcaattctcttCCGTTAACTTTATACAGCCACGTGTGAACGCTCAAAAGTATAgtccccaatataaaaaaattaatttaaactaaatcgaccataataattaaagaacagtttgacggattttaatgttttatatctcaatcgaaagtttatgtctggctgaatgctgttgtcgaaatgcccgattcgaaatatttaaggattttgattaaaacacaacaaacgaattaattaaacacatcaattatcttcgtaactaattgaccaattttagtcatcaaaatctcggtcgaaagtatgatctgcaatgaatgcgaaggtggaaatacccgatttcaaaatttactaattatgtACATACAAACATTGAAATGATTCCGCGAGAGATTTCGagtcgggcatttccactttcgtattggccaaagattaagctttcgaatgagatttTGATTATCGAAATCGATTGACTGgttttcttgttataatcaaaatactatacatgtaaaatcctatctaattgggggctagaaaaatttgGAGCTAACCTCGCATAGGTCATGATGACTAAGTGGCTGTCGTTACATAGACTGTGTGTCTATTAACTATGTACAAGAGCGTCGCCAGATAGGAGCAAAGAtagattcgaaaaaaaaattgaatagaatataagatacaaatagattctaaaaatccattactatacatgtaaaattctgtttaattgggggctaacttcacataggtctcattatgaataattatgttgtaatctcaacaagtttagtgaaaataactttttactttgtgcgtgggtataaattaaacaatttgaggttaggatttaatacgagaaatacatggttaacattgcttgtgttgtcagttgtaattgtcatttggttcaatacacagtttgttgctatcgtcacacggattatttatttatttttattttgtaagcatgtcttttttaataactattttaatttaactaaactactattaaataagctactatacttatttatcatttatatttacaacataaagatATTTCAGCTTTCAGTCATTTGACAGATCAATGCAATCTATTAACACAAAGTCTATTATAGTGAGTTTACACATGCATGGATTTAGTGGCGCCAATACAAACTGGTGCGccagtaaaattaaattgcatgTGTAATAGTGAGTTTACACATGCATGGATTTAGTGGCGCCAATAAAAACTGGCGCGccagtaaaattaaattgcatgTGTAAACATCAACTGGCATGCAAGTTGAAACCAAGCATGCATGGATCGGAAAAGTCTGCACCCTTCTGAAATTACTGGCGCCAGTGATGAGTCTAAAACATGTAACCATGGCAACATAGGTGAGTGTccacaaaaattcaaaattttttaatgtcaaatttaggttatgtttcattgcattcaaattaaatccCAATTACGTTAACAGATTCAAAGATACTGTTTAATTATCCACATAAAACCTAGAATATATCTATTTTCGTTTCAGTTGAGGTCCTAATTTATGTATATAGTTGTAGTACACTTTAAAATGACACTGGCGTGTCACTTATTTTTTACATGTGCCACGCCAGTGGCACATGTAATGTAAACCTTTACTGGCGTGCAAATAGAACTAGCGCAACTACTGGCGCCACTAAATCCATGCTCTAAACTCACCTTAAACATCAACTGGCATGCAAGTTGAAACCATGCATGCATGGATCGGAAAAGTCTGCACCCTTCTGAAATTACTGGCGCCAGTGATGAGTCTAAAACATGTAACCATGGCAACATAGGTGAGTGTccacaaaaatacaaaattttttaatgtcaaatttaggttatgtttcattgcattcaaattaaatccCAATTACGTTAAACTGGCGTGTCACTTATTTTTTACATGTGCCACGCCAGTGGCACATGTAATGTAAACTTTTATTGGCGTGCAAGTAGAACTGACGCAACTACTGGCGCCACTAAATCCATGCATGTCTAAACTCACCTTTAATCACAGACTACTACCAGACGGCCAACTCCATTGTGAAAGCGAGATCCAATATATACCGGTCTCTCTCACTCATCATGTAACACTTATGTATGTAGATGGCAGTGAGAAGCAAAAATGCAATTGGCGCCAAAttcaaatcttttatttaatttaatatttgaatacagaaatatttttgatctaATGTGCTTTTTGTGGATCTATTAAGCTATATTTAGCTTACGTAAACCAAAATAATTACAGCTTAATAGACCAATAAAAAGCACCtcaaatcaaaaagttataattttataatttcaatgcaaaataaagagaaatccgttggcgatttaaaattttatatttaaattacaatataaTTACACTAAAAACCCCTGTCCTCGTCTTCTCCGGGATGACCCTCacaggttgggttgggttggccgTTTTTGTCTGTGGTTTTCAATTGATAAAGTACATATAACAAAAAAgcattataacaaataaatgttgGTTATCAAACACCAACGGCTTCTTACCCTAAGTGACACggtgttatcaaaaatttgaatactTAATTTGAAtactattgaaattaaaaattgatataattaaaatactaacCTATCCTTATTCTTgggaaaacaaaataattttccaacTTCATCTTCGCTACATCCACACAcaatgcaaaacatttttacaataattattctCGAAAATTATTCGTACAAAATACAACGCAAAAATAGATAATAAGTACAAATAAGACAATAAACGCAAAAGGACTGTGTGACATGTGACAtacataaaatgtcaaaacagCTTAAACAAAGTCAACAGCTTTCTGTAATATTACTAACGACATGTACGCCATCTACTAAGGATTTCTATCAAGATGACAAAGAGAAAATATCGGTATTATGATGTGATAATAAGAGATAGAGAATGGCCTATCATTTTCCCGGTGAGCTAACTCTCTGCCTTACTCTGTGCCTTTAAtacacatttggtagaaacaattctatctaacgacatTTAATTGTCGTTCTGCATCGATAGCCTAAGAAACAAGGTTTTCGtccgaaaatatgttgtaatctcaacaagtttagtgaaaataactttttattttgtgcgtgggtataaattaaacaatttcaggttaggatttaatacgaaaatgcaattttaacattgctttgaacttccaaaaagaaacgtcaaatcgcaactttaaagtgatttttcggtaagtactacacttttccgcacttttttttatcattaacgcctcttttgactcatttcctatcgattaaaaaagaaatcatcgatttttaagagagactactattttttagtaataattttgattactgCTGATTTgttatttactttaaattttaattgtcaataatatatttcatatttatgttagttatttttttattgatttaggGTGAAGTTTCATATATTCGTGTAAAAGAAGACAGAGGCGGTTCCGATCGACGTTCTGGAGGTCGGTCTCGTAGCAGATCTTACTCGCCGAGACGTCGCGGATCCCCAACGTACAGCCCCGTTAAGCGGAGTTATTCAAGAAGCCGTTCCCGttcgtaaaaaaatttaaattctgcCCATGAATTAGAAGACGGAGAGAGTTAAGAAGGGAGATCGGTAAGTGTTCTTTTTCGGttcttatttgattaatttttttttgtttaaaatatcaaaatcaaGATTTTGAcatggagaaaaaaaattttttttgtacaaaaacCCTGCTAGACATCACGTCTtagttttttagttttgttacGATATGTTTCAGGATGTCGTCGCCTAAACTCTCTCACTCtatctctctctctctccGGTGTGTGTTGTTAGCGGGGGCAAGTTATCAAacgaaattttatgtaaatgaaCTAATAATTAATTCCGGTAGAAATACACTTTACACAGGATGAAACAACAaaacacacacacacactCGTTATTATTTTTCCGATTGGATTTTTGATGTCTCgcgtttaataattttttacgattgttctgttttttttttttttttggttaatttttcttaattttctcttccattttttccattttttatgtttataatgTGGACCGATAACCTATAACTAACGCAGgatctaaaattatttaaaaaatgttgaataaaaTTGGAATTATTTTAGATCTCGCGAGTAATgatgtttaattataaatataataaaatgattagTTTGTAAGTTATAGGGTACTAACGATGATTTGATGACTAATTTGTAATTGTTTTCTTTCTGTTGCCGATCCGGCCGGATTTTTGGTCGAAACGAGCGTTTAAAATAAAGGAtacacataaaaaaattaataaaaacccGACTGTAAGCGTTTCTTTACTCTTGAACTGAAATAAACTGAGCTAAACTGAAATAAACTGAccgaaagaaagaaagatTTATCTTATCGTATTGATAAAgaggaatttaaaaaattataaaaataaaaagcggATGATGAGGATGATGATGTGTGGAAAAAGGAGGAAAGGATAGGAAAAAGAAAGGATAGGAGTGTTCTTGAATTTATCTTGATTTGTAAAGCTAAAAGTAATCTGTTTAAAACGGGAGACGCGAAGTAGGGCAGAATAGGAGGGAGAGGATCTTAAAACGGAAGAGGAGATGTAAAGGGAGAGCACAATGAAACGAAAAAGGGACTTTTTGCGGTATTTAGACTGTTTTTGTTtgctgatttttttttcatttccttattaccttttttttttgaaattttctttgtttgaaTGATTTGTTAGCACGACCTAATCCTTTATTAGTAATCTAATTGAACACGTTCGCTACGGCTTCGACGCCATGTTTTATCTTAAATCAAGTGTGCACATCAAAATTGGCTTGACGTTTGTTCATGCTTTAATTTgttagatttttaaaataaatgagtGAAAGTGGAATTTCTCTATTTTTCCTGTTCACATAATATATTTCCAATCAGTTTTCTAAATTATCGAACGTGCATATTAATTGCAAGCACTCTTGTATAATGTAATTCAGAGTATTCATGgacaatttattttgaaaattttgttaacaccaaggacagtagaatctaacaggactgctacattcattgttgtgacaacctgcccgcaaactacgtcacaccattttccacgcccagctgttgttatggtctatgcgtttgctgtgtatttttagaggttatatcgtagacgtattcatattatttttgaagttttatgtttttagacgtattaatggctatcatataacctctaaaaacatagacagttaccaggcggGGCAAATaatgtgacgtagagtgcgggcaaccaacccgtagtggactacgttttttttctataatacttgtcaatgtaaattatttagggtttctgttggtattatctaggacccttataaaatttatgttgttttcatgatttttaataacattttcagtaactaattagttgaggttaaaatactaataaatttgtagataaatacgattttcacgaagtacatatttgttgtaaaaacgtgctacaaagtaattaatagaataaaataccttttctaggtaaataaatggcaaataaacaccccacaacactttttatgcaccttttctttttgaataacgaaagctcaaacgtcaatgtgacatatttacttcaaaacatgataaaacaaaccccctattaattttgccaactttacaacaatttgacaggtattataaGGTTCGTTCCAACCGCACTTTTAACTGCCAATTGACAGTCACCAGCCTGCGCAGTTGAAAAGTGCTGTTCCATCCGACCCGTGGACGTGCCGCGGACTGGTCGGCGACAAGTTGTCATGAGTTCCAACGACCGTCGGACGCGTTCATGTACGCGTCCGCGACAAGTCAAATGCGTACCTGGTTTCGACGATGTACGGTTTGTCACGTTCTTTAGCGCTTGCGCATAACTCATTTCCAATTGTGCAGCCGTCCTgtttgtatctcttatggGTATCTTTACCATCAAGCGTGTCTGTCACGACGAGCTGAGTCTATATCTATGTGGCACTATTTCTCTGAAAATTTGTATATAGCGTTTATCCGAGGTGCTCGTttcagctaaaatattttcagttttctccaacttccggttataccggaaatggACCCAACTTcgtattttaaatggaatgcaccaatttttatagaatttttgagatccacacaaaattttaatacaatttgatACAAGTCATCATATGTCTAGAGTGCAccatttatgaattatttcaggtttttcgaaaattatggcAGATGCAACCCTtcataataaaagtaatttttcgaaattacagGAGTCCGGCCAAATATTCTCAGGGTTTGCACAGAGAGGGCCCATAGGTTACATAAccctttaaaagttttttaaaaaattacagagAGTTGTCAGAAATTTGCCCCGAATTTCCGAATTTGGGGTTGCTTTTCAAGTATTATGTAAGCAGTGGGTCGTCTCTGTGCAAACTTTGGGAATATTTGGCCGGACTCGAGcgtaatttcgaaaaattatttttattgtatctgcccaaattttcgaaatgactaaaataattgaaaaatggtGCACTCTAGACATATGATGACTTTatcaaattgtattaaaatttggcGGGGACctcgaaaattcaataaaaattgttaaaataacgaagttagggtccatttccggtataaccgcAAGTTggagaaatctgaaaatattttagctgaaACGAGCACTTCGGGTAAacccatatgcaaattttcacaaaaatagtgCCAGTAGTTTGCCATATACATACAgagtgtatctgaatgacatgcccaaacttcagggggtgattctttaggcaattttaagggtactttgatatataaaccatgggcgacttgggCTCCCCtgaggagctacacccctccaaaaatggcggaaaattttggtttaatttttttttctcaaaaaccatataCGCTaggaaaacgaaatttgggaaatatgtttaactggtagtagggcacgttttcaccctatttgtactttcaacctatccttctaaactactaaacgtaaccgccccctttacatttttgctaaaatttttttatgcagatggtaaatacattaaaaaaaaaaattacataggtagatgaaagtatcttaaaacttttttatctctctaaaattttttcaaaaacgactaatttttgagaaaaaaaataaagcaaacacaatcaacaacggggttgtcgatcaaaagttggaatgaatttttaatgaaaaaatcttggtAGGCTTTGCactctttgtcagaaatatttttgacgtttaaatgtcagtggttttcttacttaagtacccttaaaattgcctaaagaatcaccccctgaagtttgggcacgtcattcagatacacctgtataagACTCAGCTCGTCGTGACAGACCCTGTACATTTGGATGTGGATTATTCTCTACTCTTTTACATGTTTCTGGTGTtttgtttaacaaatttttaagaacttttatttcatatgtatgttttatgataaatttcatagacaaattaatcaaaaaagtgtaaaaacatgcatatttttatttcatttttctagtAAGACTTATTAcgtttttttacatttctaattAATGCTACTTTAGttcattattgttaaaaaaatgagtaaatgGATTTCGTTTGAAATGGTAAATTGTGGTTGCAGCGCTAACTATCGGCAGGGTTGGATATAAAACGTacatagaaatttcaaaccgTTTCAACAGCGTTGACGAAATGTACGCGTACACGAACGTGTCCACGGACGAACATGCGCAGAAAAAAGTCCTGTACTAGTCGTGTACGCGTACACGACGAGTCAAATTTGTGCGGTTGGAACGAACCTAAtgtatagttcgttttttttctataatacttgtcaatgtaaattatttagggtctctgttggtattatctaggacccttataaaatttatgttgttttcatgatttttagtaacattttcagtaactaattagttgaggttaaaatactaataagtttgtagataaatacgattttcacgaagtacatatttgttgtaaaaacgtgctacaaagtaattaatagaataaaataccttttctaggtaaataaatggcaaataaacaccccacaacactttttatgcaccttttctttttgaataacgaaagctcaaacgtcaatgtgacatatttacttcaa
This genomic interval carries:
- the LOC111419366 gene encoding serine/arginine-rich splicing factor 1A produces the protein MSHGRSDCRIYVGNLPPDIRTKDIQDLFYKFGKVTFVDLKNRRGPPFAFVEFEDHRDADDAVHARDGYDYDGYRLRVEFPRGGGPGGFRGGRGGGGDRGRSSRGPPARRSQFRVLVTGLPPSGSWQDLKDHMREAGDVCFADAFKDGSGVVEFLRYEDMKYAIKKLDDSRFRSHEGEVSYIRVKEDRGGSDRRSGGRSRSRSYSPRRRGSPTYSPVKRSYSRSRSRS